Proteins encoded by one window of Kribbella flavida DSM 17836:
- a CDS encoding class I tRNA ligase family protein, translating into MTDPVTGARTDRVTVVTFPQPTVNGPLHVGHLSGPYLAADTAARAARARGERVVVTSGLDVHQNYVLTRAEREGLDVGAMTTEFRADIKETYRQARIGYDRFSDPLGDEHAPIVRALMNHLIASGATPLREVTLHGCADCGRTLHESYLVGLCATCEAPAAGGACEQCGSFTRVDTMVDPVCGRCGGPPRAFRATVPVLRMEEHRAALTDAWLRAQFPPAVRAVIGRQLAAGLPEIALAYPTNWGIEGDQALSGLRIGPYTEVALTDLYNIARAVDPAATDLPGYRAALGRIDNLWHFLGLDNAYWYAVYWQAVWAACGVFPLPISGLVVNQFYTLDGEKFSTSRNHAIWATELLRAQDPSIVRLFLAWDRPDRYQSDFTWNSFRAFAARVEPLLNGSHQVTEPLAPALAARELARGQAALRPAGFDPALAARCLITLLSGGADVGHLRTALTGLDDAVADAPRAVLAEAGAVLQAAAPSLGTVDGAGVDRPGPLLAGKGE; encoded by the coding sequence ATGACTGATCCGGTCACCGGCGCGCGCACCGATCGCGTCACCGTCGTCACCTTCCCGCAGCCCACGGTGAACGGCCCTTTGCACGTCGGCCACCTGTCCGGCCCGTACCTTGCCGCCGACACCGCCGCCCGCGCCGCGCGGGCCCGGGGCGAGCGGGTGGTGGTCACCTCCGGTCTCGACGTGCACCAGAACTACGTGCTGACCCGGGCCGAGCGCGAAGGTCTCGACGTCGGCGCGATGACGACCGAGTTCCGCGCGGACATCAAGGAGACCTACCGGCAGGCGCGGATCGGGTACGACCGGTTCAGCGACCCGCTCGGCGACGAGCACGCGCCGATCGTCCGCGCCCTGATGAACCACCTGATCGCGTCCGGCGCGACCCCGCTGCGCGAGGTGACCCTGCACGGCTGCGCCGACTGCGGCCGCACGTTGCACGAGTCGTACCTGGTCGGCCTCTGCGCAACCTGCGAGGCGCCGGCCGCCGGTGGCGCGTGCGAGCAGTGCGGCAGCTTCACGCGGGTCGACACCATGGTCGATCCGGTCTGCGGCCGGTGCGGTGGTCCGCCGCGCGCGTTCCGGGCGACGGTGCCGGTGCTGCGGATGGAGGAGCACCGCGCCGCGCTCACCGACGCCTGGCTGCGGGCGCAGTTCCCGCCGGCCGTGCGCGCGGTGATCGGGCGGCAACTGGCTGCCGGACTGCCCGAGATCGCGCTCGCCTACCCGACCAACTGGGGCATCGAGGGCGACCAGGCGCTGTCCGGCCTGCGGATCGGGCCGTACACCGAGGTGGCACTCACCGACCTCTACAACATCGCCCGCGCGGTCGACCCGGCCGCCACCGACCTGCCCGGCTACCGGGCCGCGCTCGGCCGGATCGACAATCTGTGGCATTTCCTCGGCCTGGACAACGCGTACTGGTACGCGGTCTACTGGCAGGCTGTCTGGGCCGCCTGCGGCGTGTTTCCTTTACCTATTTCCGGGCTGGTGGTCAACCAGTTCTACACCTTGGACGGGGAAAAGTTCTCGACCAGCAGGAATCACGCCATCTGGGCCACCGAACTGCTGCGGGCGCAGGATCCGTCAATCGTTCGTTTGTTCCTCGCCTGGGACCGTCCGGACCGCTACCAGAGCGATTTCACCTGGAATTCCTTCCGCGCTTTCGCGGCCCGGGTGGAACCGCTGCTGAACGGCAGCCACCAGGTCACCGAGCCGCTCGCCCCGGCCCTGGCCGCGCGCGAACTGGCGCGCGGCCAAGCAGCCCTGCGACCGGCCGGCTTCGACCCCGCGCTCGCCGCCCGCTGCCTGATCACCCTGCTCTCCGGCGGCGCGGACGTGGGCCATCTCCGGACCGCGCTGACCGGGCTCGACGACGCCGTCGCCGACGCCCCGCGCGCGGTGCTGGCCGAGGCCGGCGCGGTCCTGCAAGCCGCCGCGCCCAGCCTCGGCACGGTGGACGGCGCCGGCGTCGACCGGCCGGGACCGCTCCTGGCCGGGAAGGGCGAGTAG
- a CDS encoding cupin domain-containing protein, translating into MRTFDLVTGESLFVNDLRVVRWEQYGLGTAMPFQAMWYSVPPGDESPIDQHPELELSIVVAGTAHVTVGDTVHEVPHGNAFLLNSLEAHVVQNRSADEVLTVFSAYWYPEAATAAAEALAGRSAVAVGHD; encoded by the coding sequence ATGCGTACATTCGACTTGGTCACCGGCGAAAGCCTCTTCGTGAACGATCTGCGGGTGGTCCGCTGGGAGCAGTACGGCCTCGGAACGGCGATGCCTTTCCAGGCCATGTGGTACAGCGTTCCGCCGGGCGACGAGAGCCCGATCGACCAGCACCCCGAGCTGGAACTGTCGATCGTCGTCGCCGGCACCGCGCACGTCACCGTCGGCGACACCGTGCACGAGGTGCCGCACGGCAACGCGTTCCTGCTGAACAGCCTGGAGGCGCACGTCGTCCAGAACCGTTCGGCCGACGAGGTGCTGACCGTCTTCAGCGCCTACTGGTACCCCGAGGCCGCGACCGCGGCGGCGGAGGCACTCGCCGGCCGGTCGGCCGTGGCGGTCGGCCATGACTGA
- a CDS encoding ferritin-like domain-containing protein: MSTSQTEAEALQAAIAGEHAALYGVGVAGGKLSGARFRAATTLYEQHRKRRDLLADLLVQSGQTPAAAEPAYDLPQVVTDPATAVALVLGIERRLGAVYADLVEAAEQDGPRTFAVQALIATAREQLAWGGRPEAFPGQT; the protein is encoded by the coding sequence GTGAGCACGTCCCAGACCGAGGCGGAGGCGCTCCAGGCCGCGATCGCCGGCGAGCACGCCGCCCTGTACGGCGTCGGCGTGGCCGGCGGCAAACTCAGCGGCGCCCGGTTCCGCGCGGCGACCACCTTGTACGAGCAGCACCGCAAACGCCGCGACCTGCTCGCCGACCTGCTGGTCCAGAGCGGCCAGACCCCGGCCGCGGCCGAACCGGCGTACGACCTGCCGCAGGTCGTGACCGATCCGGCGACGGCGGTCGCGCTCGTTCTGGGCATCGAACGCCGGCTCGGCGCGGTGTACGCCGACCTCGTCGAGGCGGCCGAGCAGGACGGGCCGCGCACGTTCGCCGTTCAGGCGCTGATCGCGACCGCGCGTGAGCAGCTGGCGTGGGGTGGCCGCCCCGAGGCCTTCCCCGGCCAGACCTGA
- the rimP gene encoding ribosome maturation factor RimP, with product MSRKTDHTDTTSLENFLRPLVEQFGCDLEAAEVTPAGRRRLLRVLVDRDGGISLDDVADVTRAISKALDADDVMGDGAYTLEVSSPGVDRPLTLPRHWRRNISRLVAVTLHSGDKLTGRIKTVSDETADLDVDGTLRTVAYADVDKAKVQIEFNRPAGNDEPAPDTAGDAADGTVEEN from the coding sequence GTGAGCCGAAAGACTGACCACACGGACACCACGAGCCTCGAGAACTTCCTGCGGCCGCTCGTCGAGCAGTTCGGCTGCGACCTGGAGGCCGCCGAGGTCACCCCGGCCGGCCGGCGCCGGCTGCTGCGCGTCCTGGTCGACCGCGACGGCGGCATCAGCCTGGACGACGTCGCCGACGTGACCCGGGCGATCTCCAAGGCACTCGACGCCGACGACGTGATGGGCGACGGCGCCTACACCCTCGAGGTCTCCAGCCCCGGGGTCGACCGGCCGCTCACCCTGCCGCGGCACTGGCGGCGCAACATCTCCCGGCTGGTCGCGGTCACGCTGCACAGCGGCGACAAGCTGACCGGCCGGATCAAGACGGTCTCCGACGAGACCGCCGACCTGGACGTCGACGGCACGCTCCGCACGGTGGCCTACGCCGACGTGGACAAGGCCAAGGTCCAGATCGAGTTCAACCGGCCTGCCGGCAACGACGAACCTGCCCCAGACACAGCCGGCGATGCTGCTGACGGCACGGTGGAGGAGAACTGA
- the nusA gene encoding transcription termination factor NusA — MDIDMAVLRSLEREKDIAFEVVVEAIEQALLVAYHRTEGAQQHARAELDRKTGHVTVFAREMGPDGTLVREYDDTPADFGRIAATTAKQVILQRLRDAEDEVRYGEFSGKEGDIVSGVVQQGRDPRSVMVDLGKIEAVLPGPEQVPGEKYEHGSRLRVYVVGVRKGFKGPQITVSRTHPNLVKKLFALEVPEIADGTVEITAIAREAGHRTKIAVRTLNPSVNGKGACIGPMGQRVRNIMHELHGEKIDIIDHSDDPATFVGNALSPAQVSSVEVVDAAARAARVVVPDYQLSLAIGKEGQNARLAARLTGWRIDIRPDTDVTRGDEKVD, encoded by the coding sequence ATGGACATCGACATGGCCGTTCTGCGGTCCCTGGAGCGGGAGAAGGACATCGCCTTCGAGGTGGTGGTGGAGGCGATCGAGCAGGCCCTGCTGGTCGCGTACCACCGCACCGAGGGGGCCCAGCAGCACGCCCGCGCCGAGCTCGACCGCAAGACCGGGCACGTCACCGTGTTCGCCCGGGAGATGGGCCCCGACGGCACCCTGGTCCGCGAGTACGACGACACTCCCGCCGACTTCGGCCGGATCGCGGCGACCACCGCCAAGCAGGTCATCCTGCAGCGGCTGCGCGACGCCGAGGACGAGGTGCGCTACGGCGAGTTCTCCGGCAAGGAGGGCGACATCGTCTCCGGCGTCGTCCAGCAGGGCCGCGACCCGCGCTCGGTGATGGTCGATCTCGGCAAGATCGAGGCCGTGCTGCCCGGTCCGGAGCAGGTGCCGGGGGAGAAGTACGAGCACGGCTCCCGGCTGCGGGTCTACGTGGTCGGCGTCCGCAAGGGCTTCAAGGGCCCGCAGATCACCGTCTCCCGGACGCACCCGAACCTGGTCAAGAAGCTGTTCGCGCTGGAGGTGCCGGAGATCGCCGACGGCACCGTGGAGATCACCGCGATCGCCCGCGAGGCCGGCCACCGGACCAAGATCGCGGTCCGCACGCTGAACCCGTCGGTGAACGGCAAGGGCGCCTGCATCGGCCCGATGGGCCAGCGGGTGCGCAACATCATGCACGAGCTGCACGGTGAGAAGATCGACATCATCGACCACAGCGACGACCCGGCGACGTTCGTCGGGAACGCGCTCTCACCCGCGCAGGTCTCCTCGGTGGAGGTCGTCGACGCCGCCGCGCGGGCCGCGCGGGTCGTCGTACCCGACTACCAGCTGTCGCTGGCGATCGGCAAGGAGGGCCAGAACGCCCGCCTCGCCGCCCGGCTGACCGGCTGGCGGATCGATATCCGGCCGGATACCGATGTGACTCGTGGGGACGAGAAGGTAGACTGA
- a CDS encoding YlxR family protein — protein MTETADARPEKLRERTCIGCRKRDSPSDLLRMTVSGGRVLPDPAHRAPGRGAHLHPVTECLDLAERRKAFPRAFKVPGPLDLTLVRAQVEQ, from the coding sequence GTGACAGAGACTGCAGACGCGCGCCCTGAGAAGCTTCGGGAGCGCACCTGTATCGGGTGCCGGAAACGAGACAGTCCGTCCGACCTGCTGCGGATGACGGTGTCCGGAGGACGTGTCCTCCCGGATCCCGCTCATCGGGCACCCGGCCGCGGGGCGCACTTGCACCCGGTGACCGAGTGTCTCGACCTCGCCGAGCGACGCAAGGCGTTCCCGCGGGCCTTCAAGGTCCCGGGTCCGCTGGACCTGACGCTCGTGCGGGCACAGGTCGAGCAGTGA
- the infB gene encoding translation initiation factor IF-2 — protein sequence MAKVRVYELAKELGVTSKVVLTRLNDMGEFVRSASSTIEAPVVRRLAEEFEKNPPKKRAAKKAAASTSAAPQATAPVTPAEPANGQAPAAPADRPAPAAPAERQAPAAESPAERPTPAPAAPKAPEVSAPAAQAPAAPAAEAPAQQSTPARPAAGGATPAPSGAARPGPRPGPRPGPRTESAPAPTQRETSEPAFEAPAAKAAPAQPETPAAPAAPAQERPAAEAPAARAPRPADGADSRPSPRPGTPGAGPRPGSAPRPGASGSAPRPGGAPRPGAPRPGGGRPGGAGGSGGPRPGAPRPGNNPFSSTQGMQRGGARPGPGGSSSPAGASPAGMPPRPPQARSGGGNDRPRPGGVPGAPRPNPAMMPKSSAGTFTGRPSAPAGGGGGGGRGRPGGGGGPGGPGAGPRGGGGGGGGGFRPGGGPSGPPGGGGGRPGPGNRGRGGTQGAFGRPGGPARRGRKSKRAKRQEFDNMQAPAVGGVRVRHGNGEVVKLARGASLTDFAEKVGADPASLVQVLFHLGEMVTATQSVNEETLQLLGTELEYDVQIVSPEDEDRELLQSFDIDFGADEGDEDDLVKRPPVVTVMGHVDHGKTKLLDAVRQANVVAKEAGGITQHIGAYQVTTEVDGQQRAITFVDTPGHEAFTAMRARGAQATDIVILVVAADDGVMPQTIEALNHARAANVPIVVAVNKIDVPNADPTKVRGQLTEYGLVPEEYGGDTMFVDVSAKSRINIEGLLESVVLTADAALDLRANPNMPAQGIAIEANLDKGRGPVATVLVQRGTLRVGDSMVAGPAYGRVRAMLDEHGDAVEEATPSRPVLVLGLTAVPGAGDKFLVVDDDRMARQIAEKREARARAAANAKRRARRTLEDFMASMEKGETQELLLILKGDVSGSVEALEDALVRIEVGDEVNLRVIDRGVGAINENDVNLAIASNAVIIGFNVRPAGKAGDVAEREGVDVRYYSVIYSAIDDIEAALKGMLKPIYEEVVLGQAEIREIFRSSKVGNIAGCWVTSGLLRRNAKVRLIRDGAVVVDNTDLSSLKRFKDDASEVREGFECGLTIQGYNDIKIGDVVEAFELREKPRS from the coding sequence GTGGCAAAGGTCCGAGTCTACGAGCTCGCGAAAGAGCTCGGAGTTACCAGCAAGGTCGTCCTGACCAGGCTGAACGACATGGGAGAGTTCGTTCGATCGGCGTCGTCGACGATCGAGGCTCCTGTGGTCCGTCGGTTGGCGGAGGAGTTCGAGAAGAACCCGCCGAAGAAGCGCGCGGCCAAGAAGGCCGCCGCCAGCACGTCCGCAGCTCCGCAGGCGACCGCGCCGGTCACCCCGGCCGAGCCCGCCAACGGGCAGGCCCCGGCGGCTCCGGCCGACCGTCCGGCACCGGCCGCTCCGGCCGAGCGCCAGGCGCCGGCTGCCGAGTCCCCGGCCGAGCGCCCCACGCCGGCCCCGGCCGCGCCGAAGGCTCCCGAGGTTTCCGCCCCCGCGGCGCAGGCCCCGGCCGCTCCGGCCGCCGAGGCTCCGGCCCAGCAGAGCACCCCGGCCCGTCCCGCGGCAGGCGGTGCCACCCCGGCGCCGTCCGGCGCGGCCCGGCCTGGTCCGCGTCCGGGCCCCCGGCCCGGTCCGCGCACCGAGAGCGCCCCGGCTCCGACTCAGCGGGAGACTTCTGAGCCGGCCTTCGAGGCCCCGGCCGCGAAGGCTGCTCCGGCCCAGCCGGAGACCCCGGCTGCTCCGGCCGCTCCGGCGCAGGAGCGTCCGGCCGCTGAGGCTCCGGCCGCTCGCGCGCCGCGTCCCGCCGACGGTGCGGACTCCCGTCCGTCGCCGCGTCCGGGCACGCCGGGCGCCGGTCCGCGTCCGGGTTCGGCGCCCCGTCCGGGTGCGTCCGGCTCCGCGCCGCGTCCCGGTGGCGCGCCGCGTCCCGGCGCTCCGCGTCCGGGTGGCGGCCGTCCGGGTGGTGCCGGTGGTTCCGGTGGTCCCCGTCCGGGCGCTCCGCGGCCGGGCAACAACCCGTTCAGCTCGACCCAGGGCATGCAGCGCGGTGGCGCGCGTCCTGGTCCGGGTGGATCGTCTTCGCCGGCGGGTGCGAGCCCGGCCGGTATGCCGCCGCGGCCTCCGCAGGCCCGCAGCGGTGGCGGGAACGACCGTCCGCGTCCGGGCGGTGTGCCCGGTGCGCCGCGGCCGAACCCGGCGATGATGCCGAAGTCCTCGGCCGGTACGTTCACCGGCCGTCCGTCCGCGCCCGCCGGTGGCGGTGGCGGCGGTGGACGCGGCCGTCCCGGCGGCGGCGGCGGTCCGGGTGGACCGGGTGCCGGTCCGCGCGGTGGCGGCGGTGGCGGTGGCGGCGGCTTCCGTCCCGGTGGTGGCCCGAGCGGTCCCCCCGGTGGTGGCGGCGGTCGTCCGGGCCCGGGCAACCGGGGCCGGGGCGGGACACAGGGTGCCTTCGGGCGTCCGGGCGGTCCGGCCCGTCGTGGTCGCAAGTCCAAGCGCGCCAAGCGCCAGGAATTCGACAACATGCAGGCTCCGGCCGTCGGCGGCGTGCGCGTCCGGCACGGCAACGGCGAGGTCGTCAAGCTCGCCCGTGGTGCCTCGCTGACGGACTTCGCCGAGAAGGTCGGCGCGGATCCGGCGTCGCTGGTGCAGGTGCTGTTCCACCTCGGTGAGATGGTGACCGCGACCCAGTCGGTCAACGAGGAGACGCTGCAGCTGCTCGGCACCGAGCTGGAGTACGACGTACAGATCGTGTCCCCGGAGGACGAGGACCGCGAGCTGCTGCAGTCGTTCGACATCGACTTCGGCGCCGACGAGGGCGACGAGGACGACCTGGTCAAGCGGCCGCCGGTGGTGACCGTGATGGGTCACGTCGACCACGGTAAGACCAAGCTGCTGGACGCGGTCCGGCAGGCGAACGTGGTGGCCAAGGAAGCCGGTGGCATCACCCAGCACATCGGTGCCTACCAGGTGACCACCGAGGTCGACGGCCAGCAGCGGGCGATCACCTTCGTCGACACCCCCGGTCACGAGGCGTTCACCGCCATGCGTGCCCGTGGTGCGCAGGCCACCGACATCGTCATCCTGGTGGTCGCGGCCGACGACGGCGTGATGCCGCAGACGATCGAGGCGCTGAACCACGCCCGGGCGGCGAACGTGCCGATCGTGGTCGCGGTGAACAAGATCGACGTGCCGAACGCGGACCCGACCAAGGTGCGCGGTCAGCTGACCGAGTACGGCCTGGTGCCCGAGGAGTACGGCGGCGACACGATGTTCGTCGACGTGTCGGCGAAGTCCCGGATCAACATCGAGGGTCTGCTGGAGAGCGTCGTGCTCACCGCGGACGCCGCGCTGGATCTGCGGGCCAACCCGAACATGCCGGCCCAGGGCATCGCGATCGAGGCCAACCTGGACAAGGGCCGTGGTCCGGTGGCGACCGTGCTGGTGCAGCGCGGAACGCTGCGGGTCGGCGACTCGATGGTGGCCGGACCGGCGTACGGCCGGGTCCGGGCCATGCTCGACGAGCACGGCGACGCGGTCGAGGAAGCCACCCCGTCGCGTCCGGTCCTGGTCCTCGGTCTGACCGCGGTCCCCGGAGCGGGCGACAAGTTCCTGGTGGTCGACGACGACCGGATGGCCCGGCAGATCGCCGAGAAGCGCGAAGCCCGCGCTCGGGCGGCGGCCAACGCCAAGCGGCGCGCCCGTCGTACCCTCGAGGACTTCATGGCCTCGATGGAGAAGGGCGAGACGCAGGAACTGCTGCTCATCCTGAAGGGCGACGTGTCCGGTTCGGTCGAGGCGCTGGAAGACGCGCTGGTCCGGATCGAGGTCGGCGACGAGGTCAACCTGCGGGTGATCGACCGCGGTGTCGGCGCGATCAACGAGAACGACGTCAACCTGGCCATCGCGTCGAACGCCGTCATCATCGGCTTCAACGTGCGGCCGGCGGGCAAGGCCGGAGACGTGGCCGAGCGCGAGGGCGTCGATGTCCGGTACTACTCGGTCATCTACTCGGCGATCGACGACATCGAGGCGGCCCTGAAGGGCATGCTCAAGCCGATCTACGAGGAGGTCGTGCTCGGCCAGGCGGAGATCCGCGAGATCTTCCGCTCCTCGAAGGTCGGAAACATCGCCGGTTGCTGGGTCACCAGTGGTCTGCTCCGCCGCAACGCGAAGGTCCGGTTGATCCGGGACGGCGCGGTGGTGGTCGACAACACCGACCTGTCGTCGCTCAAGCGGTTCAAGGACGACGCGTCCGAGGTCCGTGAGGGCTTCGAGTGCGGTCTGACCATCCAGGGCTACAACGACATCAAGATCGGCGATGTCGTCGAGGCGTTCGAGCTGCGCGAGAAGCCGCGCAGCTGA